The Culex pipiens pallens isolate TS chromosome 2, TS_CPP_V2, whole genome shotgun sequence DNA window CAATTGATGATCAGCatgttaaaaatctaaaaaataaaagtattttaataatattacaATAAATAATCACGAGAAAAAACTTACCAAAGTTCTGCATGAAAGACGCCATCTtagcttttttacattttttacccaGGTTTGAAAGGGAAGCTGAACGgaaatctgtgtaattttttacacagatctgtgttataaaTCTACATAGTTTTGACAGCTAGATATGTTCAACaaactgtgtaatttttttacacagatctgtgttatcggGATTTTCGAtgcaagctgtcaagtaggacctattcttgaagttaattttcaaaattcaattaaaaatccattttaaatactttgtggtcgttcaaagagtcattgtactcagaaaaataagctttatcgttatgagcaataatatcacaaatttaaacttcattttaggacccaattgtcagGTTTGAATCTGTGTTATTTCATTCAGAGtgttgattttgacatttcgtttGGTTTGACATGCTACCTTTTCAAATGATGCCGTTGAAATGCAATCCGAGAAACTTTTTGCAAAACGGTTCTCGCTAATGTGCTATGTTCCTCGATTGCAGCGCCATCCCATTTCTCCTGGATATTCCGAGAACtttcttcaaattcaaatcagtcgttaatttcttgattgatgAGATTCAAAAGAGATTAACTTCTGTTTATCTGTGATAGGAGTTTGTTACATAAAAtcagaaaaactaaaaaaaaacaattatttattgttttatttagcCTTATCTTTAGAcaaaaatgaattcaaaatgTTGTGTTGCCAAAACATTTCATCACACTTGTGATCATTTATTTCCCGCAACTTGCCTACAATTCAACGCTTTACTCCCGCTTCATGGGATACGTCCCCTCTCGCATGTGAATCTTGTAATGCGCTGCCAGATTGTGCTTCACCGTGAAGCGCTTTCCGCACACTTCGCAAGGATATTTCGCAACTCCCGTGTGGACAGTTTCGTGTATTTTGTAGTGAGAACTAAAAGTTAATGAAAAGAAAGTTAAAAGGGAACCTTTGACCCGAAATCAAAACTGTGCTCTTACCCTCGTCGGAATTGTTTGCCGCAAATTTCGCAAGAATATTTGGGGGGCTGCGTGTGGCTGGATTTGTGCCGGAGCCAGTTGCTGTACCCTTTCAGCTTTTTTCCGCAATGGGGACAGTCGTAGTACTGGTTTACAACCTTGTGATGGTGGCGATGCATCTGAAGTGCGTACTTGGAGTAAAGCTTGCTTTCACAGCCTTCGACCTCGCAAGAGTAAGGCGCAACACCCAGATGCCTATTCATATGACCTTCCAGACCCTGCTGGGAAACCATTTCACCACACGTGGAACAAACAACTTTGCCGCTTTTGGCTTTGTGGGTCTGGCGATATCGTTCTTTTGCTTTCTGCTTTTTTACCTTACGCTCCTCGGCTTGTGGTTCCGGTTCAGATTCTGAATCGGGGCCATCCGGACGGAAATCTTCATCATCATCTTCGTTATCAAACTCAACCTCGTTTGCTTCCTCTTCAACGTACCCGTCACAATTGTCAGGATCAACTTCTACCTTCGTTATTAACGGTTCGATCTCCAGCTGCATCAAATCTATCTCTTCGTCCTCTACTTTAGACTCAACCATGCCACAATCGGCGAACATCTCCAGCTCCTCCTTCTTAACGGCTCCGATCACCGGCGAAGAACCCTGGAACTGATCCAGCAAACCACGTACCGAGTTGATCTGTTCGATGGATTCTTTCCAGCAGGTCCAGCTGACTTCGGAGCTGCCCTGGAGAAGTGTTTGCTCATTTTGTTGGCATATCCGCTGGAATGTGACTATCACGTTCACCATCTCTTTACAGTTGTTGCAGATTCTTATGGTTTGATCGCTTCTGTGGAGCTGCatcattaatttcaaaaaatatttaaattactatCGTTTTAAATGAAACATCAAATTACCTTTAGCCCAACGGCAGCCTGGATATCCTTCTTACAGCCGGCCTCTTTTCCGAAAATTTCGTTCATCAGTTTTTTGGGATATTCCTGCAGGCACAAACGGCACAGCGGACTGCGCTTCTTGTAGACGCGTTTCGTGGATTCATCAAGCGACATTGTTTATGTGTTGAATTGATTGAACGCGCGCAATGTTGGAACTATTGCCAAATTATTGAATAAAGGGAATAATTATTATTTACGATTTTCACCAAGCGCGATCTTTTTTAAACGCGATTGTAAATTTAAACGTCTGATGGtagagtttgtaaacaaaaacagaTGGGGAGCGTCTGAAAATTACGTAATTCACACGGTAAACGACCTTTACTCTTTGGAATGTTTTCAATAACACTCTTTCTTTCTTCGTATTTTGCAcagtttgaatcaacaaaaaaaaagatataacTGAAGACTTGCTGGAATTtctaaataataaatgaaagaATTATAATACTATTACATAATTAAGActatataaattataaaattataaaattataaaattataaaattataaaattataaaattataaaattataaaattataaaattctaaaattataaaattataaaattataaaattataaaattataaaattataaaattataaaattataaaattataaaattataaaattatgaaattataaaattataaaattataaaattataaaattatgaaattataaaattataaaattataaaattataaaattataaaattataaaattataaaattataaaattataaaattattaaattataaaattattaaattataaaattataaaattataaaattataaaattataaaattataaaattataaaattataaaattataaaattataaaattataaaattataaaattataaaattataaaattataaaattataaaattataaaattataaaattataaaattataaaattataaaattataaaattataaaattataaaattataaaattataaaattataaaattataaaattataaaattataaaattataaaattataaaattataaaattataaaattataaaattataaaattataaaattataaaattataaaattataaaattataaaattataaaattataaaattataaaattataaaattataaaattataaaattataaaattataaaattataaaattataaaattataaaattataaaattataaaattataaaattataaaattataaaattatgaaattataaaattataaaattataaaattataaaattataaaattatgaaattataaaattataaaattataaaattataaaattatgaaattataaaattataaaataataaaaatattaaattataaaattataaaattataaaattacataaaattataataaaattataaaattataaaattataaaattataaaattataaaattataaaattataaaattataaaattataaaattataaaattataaaattataaaattataaaattataaaattataaaattataaaattataaaattataaaattataaaattataaaattataaaattataaaattataaaattataaaattataaaattataaaattataaaattataaaattataaaattataaaattataaaattataaaattataaaattataaaattataaaattataaaattataaaattataaaattataaaattataaaattataaaattataaaattataaaattataaaattataaaattataaaattataaaattataaaattataaaattataaaattataaaattataaaattataaaattataaaattataaaattataaaattataaaattataaaattataaaattataaaattataaaattataaaattataaaattataaaattataaaattataaaattataaaattataaaattataaaattataaaattataaaattataaaattataaaattataaaattataaaattataaaattataaaattataaaattataaaattataaaattataaaattataaaattataaaattataaaattataaaattataaaattataaaattataaaattataaaattataaaattataaaattataaaattataaaattataaaattataaaattataaaattataaaattataaaattataaaattataaaattataaaattataaaattataaaattataaaattataaaattataaaattataaaattataaaattataaaattataaaattataaaattataaaattataaaattataaaattataaaattataaaattataaaattataaaattataaaattataaaattataaaattataaaattataaaattataaaattataaaattataaaattataaaattataaaattataaaattataaaattataaaattataaaattataaaattataaaattataaaattataaaattataaaattataaaattataaaattataaaattataaaattataaaattataaaattataaaattataaaattataaaattataaaattataaaattataaaattataaaattataaaattataaaattataaaattataaaattataaaattataaaattataaaattataaaattataaaattataaaattataaaattataaaattataaaattataaaattataaaattataaaattataaaattataaaattataaaattataaaattataaaattataaaattataaaattataaaattataaaattataaaattataaaattataaaattataaaattataaaattataaaattataaaattataaaattataaaattataaaattataaaattataaaattataaaattataaaattataaaattataaaattataaaattataaaattataaaattataaaattataaaattataaaattataaaattataaaattataaaattataaaattataaaattataaaattataaaattataaaattataaaattataaaattataaaattataaaattataaaattataaaattataaaattataaaattataaaattataaaattataaaattataaaattataaaattataaaattataaaattataaaattataaaattataaaattataaaattataaaattataaaattataaaattataaaattataaaattataaaattataaaattataaaattataaaattataaaattataaaattataaaattataaaattataaaattataaaattataaaattataaaattataaaattataaaattataaaattataaaattataaaataataaaattataaaattataaaattataaaattataaaattataaaattataaaattataaaattataaaattataaaattataaaattataaaattataaaattataaaattataaaattataaaattataaaattataaaattataaaattataaaattataaaattattaaattataaaattattaaattataaaattataaaattataaaattataaaattataaaattataaaattataaaattataaaattataaaattataaaattataaaattataaaattataaaattataaaattataaaattataaaattataaaattataaaattataaaattataaaattataaaattataaaattataaaattataaaattataaaattataaaattataaaattataaaattatacaattataaaattataaaattataaaattataaagttctaaagatataaagttataaatttgtacaattgggtactaaagccctatgtaaattttcatgtacaacggtaaaaaacacgatcaaaaaccatttctgatttttttttattttaatgcaaaaaaaaaattgacaagacaacattttttcgatggattaactatggtccccgtggaacgagctgtcaagtaggaacttttctgtcaagaaggaccgctgggttaatttttcaaaattgaattaaaaatcaattttaaactccttgtggtcgtacaaagggtcattgtagcttcattttaggacccaattttaaagttttaaggttttaaagttttaaagttttaatgttttaatgtttcaaagttttaaaGTCATAAAGTTTTATTGTTAtaaagttatacatttttaaaatttcgcttacttttccaagaggtcctatgtacatatcAAACcaatgttgttttgaaaaagaaatcttgaaaattattgtgctatcaaattataaaataatcataaaattattattaatttgtttttaactgTGCCACGCGCAGTGTGCGTGCAAGTTGTACCCACCAGACGTTTCAACTGTCAATTTGACAAATGGCCCAGCGGGAACGTTGCACCCACCCAAAGTTTTTGGATTTTCCAAGGTAGGCAGGTTTTTCTGCTgccaaagaaaataaaaacggattttgtatagaattttcagaaatttttattagattttaagccaagaaaaaatcctaaaaaaacagtgcaatttttcagcaaaatggtCAGATTTTCAGTTTTCTTGGTTTCCTTAAAATTAGCACTTTGTACCATTTTTTGACAGCGGTAAATCCGCTTTACCTTTTATAATCCATCGGTTTTGGCACCCACCAAACACACGCCACAGCCGCGACCGAAAATCATAACAACCAACAGTCCGCCATTTTTCATTATCGCAGCGAGCAGCAGCAACCTCTCCGCACGGCAGCCGCGGAGACTCGGCAGTTTCAGCTTTTAGAGCGCGTCGGTTTTGCCGTTCTGCGGGGCTTCCTTCTCAAATTTCTCCTGGACAGGAACCTGGCGGCAGTTTGTGCGTGCGATTTACCGTTTGCGGGCGGATCAAAGGAAGCTGTGAAATATTTTGGCTTGTGTGTGAGGAAGCAGAGCCGCAGCCGGGAGTTGGCGGAACAGAATTCGACGGAGTCGCCGAAAGAAGAAGAGGGCCGACTACGACGAAGAAGTCGTACGGTGATAACGCAACGCTAGTGGCACACAAGTTTTGGCGTTTTTTTGCCCCTCGGGAAGGTTGAGTTTGGAAGCTTGTCGGAATGACGGACAGCAAAGGATACGCGATCAATGATCTGGTTTGGTAAGTGTCCCCGCCCCCCGGGTTGTAATTTGATGGTTCGTTCCCGTTCTAGGTGGGGGCCTTTCGCAGCGGGACGACGGTGATTCCGTCAAGTTTTgtagcttgaaaaaaaaaaacagcttcgaAAGAAGCGGGAGATGTCAGTGGCAAGCGAAACCTAACCTCACTTTTGCGTCGCTGGTGGGGGGaaggaaaaactgaaaatttgttgATATTTCCACTAGGAATCTGGATTAACTTTTAAGATCCTATATCTTAATCTAGAGAAGCAACTTTTCCACCTAGTTGTATTCGAATTAGACATCCGGATTAGGCCGAAATCGTACCTGCTTTCCGTCACCTCCTCCAGAAGGAGGAGAAGGAAGGCGCCAGGGGTGGAGTCAGGCAGGACTGAAACTTTGATGACGTCACGAAAAGTGCACTCAGCAGCGCATCAGTCGCCGGCTTGCTGTGATGGTTACTGCAGCAGCGATTGGGCGCCAAACTTGTTTACTTTTGCAAACATGGCATAATTTTTTACGGAGCGTTACATCAAGGTTGAtacgcagatcggaaggaacgcaaaactccatataaaaaaacgcccaagaaacggtcaaggaaagggtcacgaaaagatttttcttaagcggtactTCTTAAGCggaatttataaattcaatagctcaaaaaatcaatgtaacagaaacggaaagtggcgtttgacgtttcttcgcgcggtgcttgtttgcaatatgttttgatgaaaaattgtaattttactttttgaatgcgactgaaagttacaaacgttttaataattttgtattcgaaataataatattgaaaatcccgGCGAAGCTCAAAATGCTGACTcttgaaattagttttttggTCCAAAGGAAGTAAAAAAAGTGTTGTCTTTATTGCTGTCGGCCCACGTGTCGCAAAATATTGCTAGAACCTACCagcaacctttggattgtgaggcCACTGCACTGTTGGATTAATCCACCCTGGCGGGACCGAAATAAACTAAACCGGAGTGaaaatctagactttttttgattaggtcctataaacaaatctaga harbors:
- the LOC120419976 gene encoding zinc finger protein 771-like yields the protein MSLDESTKRVYKKRSPLCRLCLQEYPKKLMNEIFGKEAGCKKDIQAAVGLKLHRSDQTIRICNNCKEMVNVIVTFQRICQQNEQTLLQGSSEVSWTCWKESIEQINSVRGLLDQFQGSSPVIGAVKKEELEMFADCGMVESKVEDEEIDLMQLEIEPLITKVEVDPDNCDGYVEEEANEVEFDNEDDDEDFRPDGPDSESEPEPQAEERKVKKQKAKERYRQTHKAKSGKVVCSTCGEMVSQQGLEGHMNRHLGVAPYSCEVEGCESKLYSKYALQMHRHHHKVVNQYYDCPHCGKKLKGYSNWLRHKSSHTQPPKYSCEICGKQFRRGSHYKIHETVHTGVAKYPCEVCGKRFTVKHNLAAHYKIHMREGTYPMKRE